The genomic DNA cactACTCATTTAATTAATCggtataatatagaaatatttttttcagttTCACAATTATCATCATTTAGATGTTATATCATGTTTGTATGTACTAACAATAGTTTCATTACACCACTTTTTTTATAACGTTCAATTGCATACAATGGTTAATACAAGTTATATAACCGTAGTACAATAAATACACTATactatatatttacaataaaatcaCGCACGATTTACAATGATTTTAAGGAAATTCTTTTGTGGCAAATGTAGTTGAGATGAAGGAACGAATACTGACATGTAATCAAATTTTAACTTCCTATGAGACGAGCGTAAAACTAGCCAATCAGAGAAGAGTTTCACTACACTCCAaaggaattaatatttcattgaattgTATATAAAAAGGTTCCattgataatgataatgataaaataTGTTCCATTGATATCAGATTTAATTAGATTTAATAGGGgattttcaaaaaaattaaattgtgtATTCTGGAATGAAAGGaattaattatgaataaaaatgtcaatgtatttttaattgaacATTACAAAATTTTTTGAATACCTATCAATTGTTTACAAACTTatatagaagaagaaagaagaaggaagaagattaAGTTACAGTCTACATTCCTGTTTCTCAAAACATctgtttttctttaatttttacatattgAATTCATTTATACAATACATTATTGTTTATAATCTTACTGAAATTTAAAAGCAAGTGTTTTCATTTTGTATAttacagatttaaaaaataatgagtGATTGTATTAATAAACTATGCACTGTAGTGCATTATTATAGAcatgaaaaatatgtacaatctctgtttaattgtaaaatgtttACACATTCCCacatttttatgatataattcGTGTGAGACAAATATTTGGCattcaatatatatatcttgttaggctctattttttaatattttaatatcaatatttaaatatgtacaGAAACAAGTTAGTAAAATTTGTGTATACTTCATGCATTTTAGCCCAGATGATGTAACATATCGATTATAAAACATGATAGaccaataatttatatttgtaattaattaattgttctGGCGTATAAAGATAATTATAATCCTAAGTATAaacaatcaaatttttataatctatatttttgtaatgtAAATAACGTTTGATTGTTCTATACAAACACATAaatcaaaaatttatatatggAAGATTTTACAAAAATCCTGTAGTTTCAAGCTACATAACAGAATTGAGCGTCTAATTTAAGTCATAGAGATTAGCATCCGTCATCTATGAATTAATATACAGGTCACGAATCTCGATAAGAATCTTCTCTTTCAATACCAGTTGCATTGAAAACCATAAAAAAACGTATCAGTTCTCACTTATTCTTCAGTCACAGCAGTATACACATCAATTTTTTCTTAAAGCTTTAACTAAATTCATACCTAAACTATACACTATACAAATTGTTCAGTACTAGTAGCACTAAGATCAAGTAAACGCCATGCAGCTTTTGGATTAAGTTCGGTAGGGTCACGACATAATACCCATATATAATTGACACGCATTACTTTTTCAGGATCTCCTTCAATAACATTTTTCTTGCCATCTCTCACACACATGATTTGTTGACATTGGAAACTGATTATTAAAACTGGTCCTTGTTCCATTACTTTACCCATTATTAAATCTATGTTGTTGATatctgaaattgaaatatttagcTTTATCTGGAATAACCGCATAAAACTAAACGTTTTATATGAACTGTAAAAAGTACCTAAAATTTTATTGTCTAATTTATATCCCAGTTTTTCTACTTGTAACAATGGTTGTGCTATTACTTTGTACGGAGCTTCGTGACACcaatcttttaaaatttcaagatCCCCCCTTACCATAGCTTCCAGAATATTTGGAATAATGTCTGTTtcacaatattttaaaaattgtattctatcgAAGCTGGGATCTAGTCTACAAATTTCTGTTAGTGTTGCAGACAAATCTGTCTTTTGAAACAATCCACCAACTATATCCGTAACCTTTTCCGTCAGTAGTCTAGAGGCACGAATGACGGGATTATCGGATTCTTCGTATTTGATCTTccattctaatattttattcacATATGGATTTTTATCcttggaaaaatataattattacaaacatCTGCAGTGctgcaaatatataatatagttcGATTATCTTAATTATGTACCTTAAAGTTTTGCCATGATTGATAAAATTTAGAATCTTTATGCAATTCAACGTCCATAGCCTGTTCATTTGGTTGGACAACTTTGCTATCTACTGATTCTACCacatcttttcttttcctcaATACCTTGGGAGCAACATACACTTTTCCTgcaattttgatttaaaaaaacatattattataaagccttgtatttatttacaaaaattgccTTACCATGCATTCCTTGATGATCTAATTCCTCACGTACAGCTTCTGCAGTTTGTGATATTGTTTGAAATGCACTTGTTTTACCTAAAGCCTGGCTTTTTTCAGATATTGTCTCTGCTGCTCCTTTTGCTGACTTTGTTATTTCTTCACTCAGTTGACCAGCTTTCTTCCCTAATTCCGTTTTACTTGCTTCTTCAAGAACTTCTTGTACCTATGTGATATTATTCAATTAACTTCCATAACACATGTTCTCAACTAACAAAtactaacaaatatttttcaatcataCCTTTCCTTTTAAGGATTCTAACTTTTCTTTAAGAGCTTCAGATCCTTTGGTAGCTTCAGATTCAACTGCTTGAAATTTCTGTCTGGCAGAACGCAATGCTTCTGACTGTTCTAGTTTTTCTGCTTCTTCCCTGAACTTTTTCAAAGACTCTTTCATCTCTTTATTCTTTTGCATTTCATGTTTGATATTTTCAAGAAACTGAGAAAAGAAACTGGGTCTCCTCGCTGGATTCGAATAGAATCTGACCTAAAAAAAACACACGGTAATTAATCAGACCTATATAcctttttgaagatattttaaaGGAAAACTCACTGATAATCCTTGTATATTTGTGATTTGTGATAATTGAGACTGTAGCACAACATTGTAAATACGTATTGTTGAACCATCTCTGGGAAGTTTTTTTTTAGATCGGGCAGATCTTGTGATACCAATAAGGGTAGCTTTAGACACAGAAAAATTCTGGAACTATACGAAAAAGATATACATGCATTTCAAGTTCATAGAAAATGAATTTCCTTTCACATAGATAATAATTTACATGGTACAAATTAAAATGAttctttttaatacaattttttttatatcaaaatataatattattcattatttttttctgGGATAGATATATAGGAATAGGAATTAAGgattgataaatttttattatatacaatagATAATTGTTACCATGTTATACAATTTCTTTCgcgtataattatttatttcattgttatttcgTTAAGAAATTCTGTAGAAGCAGAATATAATATCTCAATTTCGAAAAACTAAACTTTATGATGCAACGGGACCGAAAGTATGAAAGTTATTCAAAAGAACATAACCTAGTTGTGAGAGAAAAATGTGACCGGCTTGCGAATTAAACATTCATGACCTCGAATTAATATAGGAAAAAAAGGACAAGCACGCTTATTTCGCGTCTTCGCGTGATTAGAAGATTATGATTCAGTTAGCAATTAGGATTATTTACCATTTTACGAACGATTTATCTGCAACATCGAAAatcttcataaaatatattgcgGATAGTGGGAAGGACATCTATCGACAAAAATTAGGACAAAtcataaatatttgataattgtATATGTGCCAGTGTGATAATTTTACTCAAAAGTAtcatattatcaaatatataattagtaaaagttttcttataaataaaaagtatacatatttttattcaattactttcacacatttatataatcttaaatatttatactattgtaatatatatataaatggtatctacaataataaaactataaatataacaaattattatatgatTAATATAGTGATCAACCTCCTCTTAATCCTggtattctatataaaaattctcCATCATAATCATAATAACAATCCTTGATCCTATATGTCTTGCCTTTTTTGTAAACACTTTGAggaatttttatacgttttgcatattcaaaatCCATATCCATATATGAGATTCGCTCCTTTACATATGTATCCAAGCTTGCACTTTTGATTTCTGCTTTGGTTGCTACTTTGGATTCAGTTGCATTTGTTCTAACATCCAGCatattttcatcagataaattCTTTGGAGTGCTAACACATTTTTCTTCAATATTAGTATCTTTTGTAgtattatttaatatgttaAGACTTACATCTTCTGAATTCTTAGATTCTATATGCTTTTTATAAGTATCCAACAATGTTGTCCTTTCTTTATATGATGTCGCATCTGAATTATGTAATTTGTGTTTCAAGAATTCTTCAAAGAGTAATGTTTCCTGTTTTATATCATGCTTATTTGCATCGTGGATTTTGCTACTTTCAGAGCCATTGCTTGCTTTTGTGACTAATCTTAAATCTTCCTCATTTACTATAGATTTTTTTCTATCTCTATTTGTATTGTTATGTGAGGAAATTATCAGTTCATTTTTCATGATCGCTTTTTCATTATGCATTTCTGTATCTATAAGACTATTGCTTGTTTTCTTGACTAATCTAGAATCTTTCTCTTTCATTGCATTGGTTATCTTTCCATCTTTGTTTGGAGGATTTTGTGAAGAAATTAATACTTTATCTTCTGCAATTGGTTTCTTCTCAATAGAATCTGCTATAATACTACGAAAAAATGAACTTCTGGGTTTTGGAAATTCTATCTTTGCTGGTATATATTTTTCTGCTAAAGTTTTCCTGTCTGTTAAactaatttttctatctttaaatttcattaaatgctCTTTTAAGTTAGAATTCACTGGTAATTGCCCAGTTTTGAATTGTTTCcaatttttaataactttattGTCGTATGCAAGAATCCTTTCTACTGATTTTGGTTGCCATCTTGATTTCAAGATCTTTTTTATGGTTTCAGGTAAAGCTGGAAAACTTTCACTGAGTCTTTCAGGTGTCCATTCAACAGGATTTTCATCATGCAGCTTCTGTATTTGATCTTTTTCAACGTATGTAAGAAAATTTGGTTCTGCCTCCTTAAAATATTTGCTTTTAATGATACGATGTTTCAGTAGTTTACAATCATTTTCAGCTTGCctaaaaattacaatatattgaaaatataattgatatatatataatttgatatttatttgtatataccTGTCATGATCTGCATAAGACTCAATAATGTCAGCAAAATCGATTTCGTATTGTTCCACATCATTTTGATCAAATTCTTCAAGATTATCTTTAAATTCTCTATTATTTTCGATTTTCATTAGATGTACTTTTCCTCGTACTCCAGCAATTTCAGATTTAGGTTTAGTGGCATATCTTCTTAACAGCTTAAACGTTATTGCTCTAATGTTATTCATCTTTAAACTCGTTCATTTcttttactatattatataaaaaaattatctaTATGATACTTGCATACACATAATTTTGGTTATAACCAATATTAACATAAGTTATATATCATGTAAGTACTTTATGTCTAAATATTAACTGAAATAATATATGTGAGCCGCGCTAACTATAAGTTTTAAGcatattttaaacatttctaTGTGCACGATTTAAAATTATGATGAACAGCAATACtttttaccattttattttattaattcttcgttatatatatatatatatatatatatatatatatatatatatatatatgttaataaattaaaattaaattaacaacaacttttttagtttagtttagtttagttttttatcttttatggtttactaaaaaagaaattttctccCCGATTTTACTTTCAAGTCTTAAGAGCAGTTCACAaggaaatattgaattttttgttattaaatgtaTTGAAGCTAGATTTAAAAGATTATATTCtcaatgatatatttattaatcacATTTATTGTTtgtaagatattattataaatatggttcttgaaatataacaatattgTGGAATAATTCTAATTCTATTGGAAAACTATAGGTAGCGTTGTAATTCTTTATGAATTATGTTAGTTTCCATTCTACCTATGTTATTGAGTCTAGTCAGAGTAAATCTGAAATGGGACAAAGTTGGTTGCTTTGTACGCTTGTTGATTTATGAAGAAGAGAATTATCTACCAGCATCGTATTtaaagttgaaaaatattttcagctGCAAGGTGAAATAATATTcgtaacgttattctatatttaagaattactatatttttttattctatatttaatttaacgttTAAAAGTTCATTTACGTACATGCTACGAAgcttttttatttccattcttaaattttaactttacacgtGCAGCAGataacttttattaatattttttaacatttttgttgATCTAATTAATAAATCTGTATTTATTCGATAAGTATCTAAATACTTAGTGTTCAGTAAGATCGAAGTTCGCGTTATAAGTTAACTTGAGCGGACGCTTTCATTTTTTACTCCTTTTTATTGTCTTACGTGAAATTATTCTtgtattcttacgttataatagttttctaattttaaatgtATTAGATCATGCTTTtcgttcttttataaaaaaatattaatttgcaacaatttaattttatctataaTATTCATTACAGGATGGATGTAggttttttatttcaatgaaaagtATCACATTTTCGTACCTAGTGGTTGATTGAACAATAAGAAAAGGCCACAAAGATGTATTTGTACAACTTGACTCTTCAACGAGCCACGGGTATCACCCATGCAGTGCATGGTAATTTTTCTGGTAGTAAAATGCAAGAAATTCTGGTTTCACGTGGAAAGTCATTGGAACTATTAAGACCTGATCCAAACACAGGGAAAGTTCATACTCTTTTGACTGTAGAAGTCTTTGGAATCATAAGATCTTTAATGGCCTTCAGATTAACTGGTGGTACAAAAGACTATATTGTT from Bombus terrestris chromosome 11, iyBomTerr1.2, whole genome shotgun sequence includes the following:
- the LOC100645844 gene encoding mitochondrial import inner membrane translocase subunit TIM44 → MFQNFSVSKATLIGITRSARSKKKLPRDGSTIRIYNVVLQSQLSQITNIQGLSVRFYSNPARRPSFFSQFLENIKHEMQKNKEMKESLKKFREEAEKLEQSEALRSARQKFQAVESEATKGSEALKEKLESLKGKVQEVLEEASKTELGKKAGQLSEEITKSAKGAAETISEKSQALGKTSAFQTISQTAEAVREELDHQGMHGKVYVAPKVLRKRKDVVESVDSKVVQPNEQAMDVELHKDSKFYQSWQNFKDKNPYVNKILEWKIKYEESDNPVIRASRLLTEKVTDIVGGLFQKTDLSATLTEICRLDPSFDRIQFLKYCETDIIPNILEAMVRGDLEILKDWCHEAPYKVIAQPLLQVEKLGYKLDNKILDINNIDLIMGKVMEQGPVLIISFQCQQIMCVRDGKKNVIEGDPEKVMRVNYIWVLCRDPTELNPKAAWRLLDLSATSTEQFV
- the LOC100645957 gene encoding uncharacterized protein LOC100645957 — protein: MNNIRAITFKLLRRYATKPKSEIAGVRGKVHLMKIENNREFKDNLEEFDQNDVEQYEIDFADIIESYADHDRQAENDCKLLKHRIIKSKYFKEAEPNFLTYVEKDQIQKLHDENPVEWTPERLSESFPALPETIKKILKSRWQPKSVERILAYDNKVIKNWKQFKTGQLPVNSNLKEHLMKFKDRKISLTDRKTLAEKYIPAKIEFPKPRSSFFRSIIADSIEKKPIAEDKVLISSQNPPNKDGKITNAMKEKDSRLVKKTSNSLIDTEMHNEKAIMKNELIISSHNNTNRDRKKSIVNEEDLRLVTKASNGSESSKIHDANKHDIKQETLLFEEFLKHKLHNSDATSYKERTTLLDTYKKHIESKNSEDVSLNILNNTTKDTNIEEKCVSTPKNLSDENMLDVRTNATESKVATKAEIKSASLDTYVKERISYMDMDFEYAKRIKIPQSVYKKGKTYRIKDCYYDYDGEFLYRIPGLRGG